In Helicobacteraceae bacterium, a single window of DNA contains:
- a CDS encoding hydrogenase maturation protease, giving the protein MKTLLIGYGNALREDDGFGVFVARALKKTRRYECIEIFQLAPELAEAIARFKKVVFIDANAEVPAGTFAVPLPRQSDVLAHSLTPWSLIETSRKYYDAKMDYLIFSVGGGSFGYRENLTPPLKEAAAKLIAYLKTI; this is encoded by the coding sequence TTGAAAACGCTGTTAATTGGTTACGGCAACGCGCTAAGAGAGGACGACGGATTTGGCGTTTTTGTAGCGCGCGCGCTAAAAAAAACGCGGCGTTACGAATGTATAGAGATTTTCCAGCTCGCGCCGGAATTAGCCGAAGCGATAGCTCGGTTTAAGAAGGTCGTTTTTATCGACGCAAACGCGGAGGTTCCCGCGGGAACTTTTGCCGTCCCGCTTCCTCGTCAAAGCGACGTCTTAGCCCACTCGCTTACGCCTTGGTCGTTAATCGAAACGTCGCGAAAATACTACGACGCTAAAATGGACTACCTAATTTTCTCCGTCGGCGGAGGATCGTTTGGATACCGCGAAAACCTTACGCCGCCCCTTAAAGAGGCGGCGGCAAAACTAATCGCCTATTTGAAAACGATCTAG